The DNA segment TAACGCGGATCATTTAACAAAAGTTCATATAGTAACTAAGAAAATATCCAGTAATTTTCAGTCAAAAATTGATCAACTCAAGGCAAAAGCTAAAATTGATTTTTTAATTTATGAAATCAAAGATACAGAAGTTGAAAATTTCAAAATCTCTCAACATATATCTTCTGCTTCATATTATAGATTACTAGCTCCTGACATTCTCCCCAATCAACTCAGTAAAATACTGTATCTTGATTCGGATTTAATTGTTAATGGTTCAATTTCTGAACTATATAATTATGATCTATCAAATTATATAGTTGCAGCTCAGGGAAAAAAAGTTATATCCACAAAAAAAAGGCTCGAACTTAATAGCAACTATTATTTCAATGCGGGTGTAATTTTGATTAATTTAGAAACTTGGCGCAACCTGAATATAGGTAAGAAATGTATTGAAATTATTCGCAATCGTCCTGATCTGATTAAATTACACGATCAAGATGCTTTAAATAAAGTGATTGATGGTCAATTTCTGAATATAGACCAAAAATGGAATTCATTGGTTGATTTATATGAAGGACACTCTCAGGCGAATGACAAATCAATGGTAATTCACTTTATTGGGTCTTTAAAACCGTGGCAAATATGGTGTATTAGTCCTCAAAAAGAACTTTACTGGTCATACTTGAAACAATCACCATGGTCAAGCAGCATTCCAGAATTACCTAAGAATTCCAAACAAGTTTTATCTGCGATTAAAGCAATTTTAAAACAGCTAAAAATTTTGAAAAAACCAAAGTAAAATTTACTTTTTCACAAACCGTCTTTGTCCCCTTCAGGCTTGAGACATCCAGGACACCCATCAAATTTTGCTCAATCATCATTCCTGGAGGATTTCAGCTTAGAATAACTGAGTCCAACTTGATGGTTTTCAAGTTGTAAATATTAAACTGATCATACTCAGAAAATCTGGCAAAACCAAAACAATGGCTACAAAAATTCCTGTTACAGTAATTACAGGCTTTTTAGGCAGTGGTAAAACTAGCTTAATTCGCCATCTACTACAAAACAACCAAGGTCGCCGCATTGCAGTTTTAGTCAACGAGTTTGGCGAACTAGGTATTGATGGCGAATTGTTAAAATCCTGTCAAATCTGCCCCGAAGATGGGGACGATGGGAGTAATATTTTTGAATTAACTAACGGCTGCTTATGTTGTACCGTGCAGGAAGAGTTTTTTCCCACGATGCAAGAACTCATCAAGCGGCGAGATAGCATTGACTGTATTTTAATTGAAACTTCTGGTTTAGCTTTACCCAAACCTTTAATTAAAGCCTTTCGCTGGCAAGAAATTCGCGCCGCCGCTACAGTCGATGCAGTGATTACCGTAGTAGATTGTGCCGCGGTAGCATCAGGTACATTTGCTAGTAATCCGGAAGCGATCGCTGCTCAACGGCAAGCAGATGATAGTCTAGAACATGAAACACCCTTGCAAGAATTGTTTGAAGACCAACTGGCTTGTGCAGATTTGGTGGTATTGAATAAAACTGATTTAGTCGATATTGCCACAAAACATCGAGTCGAGGAATTAATTAAGCAAGAATTGCCCAGAGTGGTGAAGATTGTGTCAAGCGATCGCGGTAAACTAGATGCCTCTATCTTATTAGGATTTCAAGCCGCAGTAGAAGATAATTTAGATAGTCGTCCCAGCCATCACGACACCGAAGCAGAACACGAACACGATGAAGAGATTACCTCAACTCACTTAGTTTTAGACCGCACCTTTGATCCAGAAACACTGCAACAAGAATTGCAAAAACTGGCTAACCAACAAGAAATATATCGCATCAAAGGCTTTGTTGCAGTAGCTAACAAACCCATGCGCCTAGTAATGCAAGGTGTCGGCACCCGATTTGATAAATTTTATGATCGCCCATGGAAACCACAAGAAGCTAAACAAACCAGTTTAGTTTTCATTGGTCGTGATTTGAAATCTTCAGAAATTGAATCACAATTAGTAGCTTTATAATCTCTCCAAATTTATGACTATCTCTCAACTATTTGACATTGCCAATATTTTCGTTTTACCCTTTTGGGTGCTGATGATTTTCCTACCCAAGTGGAAACTAACACGGCAAATAATGGCATCATATCTCCCTTTTGTAGTGCTAGCTGGGGCATATTTGTATTTGTTTGTCAACAGCATTACACCAGAAAATGCCGCCGCTTTATCCAATCCCCAATTAGCCGATATTGCGCGATTTTTAGGTGATGAAACAGCAGCTGCAACGGGTTGGATTCATTTTTTGGTGATGGATTTATTTGTCGGTCGCTGGATTTATTTAGAAGGGCAAAAAACGGGTATTTGGACAATTCACTCTATTGCTTTGTGTTTGTTTGCTGGTCCTTTGGGGTTACTTTCCCATATCTTAACTTACTGGATTACTAAAGTATTTTTCCCCAATTCACAGTTAAGTGAAGCGGTAGTAGAAGAAGTTGTGTCTTCCAGTAGTAGTTAGATTCAGAAAAATTAACCACAGATAAACAAAGGTAAATACAGCATTTTTCGGTTTTATGAGGTACAAAAACCCCACCCCCAACCCCCTCCGGTGCAAGCGATGAGGGGGCTAATTGGTGTTCCCCAATTATGTAGATATTTATCTTTGTTTATTGGTGGTAGAAGATGATGAAAGTTGGGGATGTCTATAATTTGCATCTACCCAACAGCGTGGTAAACCTTCACCGGAGGGGAATAGGAGATTTTGTTTTTGATAAGCATCAGGTTCTTGTTCTTCTTCTCCTAATTGGTCTTGGGCGTGAATAATATGAGTACTTGGGTCAATTAATTCTTGAAAATCAAGCACTTTTATGATGTCACCGGAGTCTTTGAGTTGTAAAAACATATAAATTACTCCACTAAATTTGTACACGGAATTGACGCGAATTTTATAAAAAATTCGTTGATAAATTAATTACTCATGTTTACTTAACTAGATTTTTCAACCAGTTTTTTAAACCGCAGATATGCTTGTTCTGGTGTTAGTGGTTCAGATTCTTCCTGGTTGGGGATATAGTATTGTCTGCTATCAGGAAAATGCCGCACGAGAAAACTTGGTATTAAACCCAAGCTTAAAGCTTTTTTACCAAGTTCTTCTGCTGTTTCTGCTAAAGTATATTCGTCGTGAAACTGATATGTAGTCATATCCTTCACCTCCTGGTTGAGGTTGCCCAAAAAGCAATTAATCAACACTCAAAACACAGAAATTAACTCTGGCGTTGATATTTCTCTAAAATATCAACTAAGTTTACTTGGCATTGCAATGGTAGTAGATCATTTAAAGGCAATTCTTTTCTTCCACCACCAATTTTTACGGGTATAGATTCTAGGACTGCGATAACTCGGTCTTCATTTACAGTCTTAGAACTAATTAAAGGATACATTTTTTCAGCAACGACAGTGTGTAGTTTGGCATCGGATAAATAAAGATGCCACTTGGCAATATCTATATAGACAGATTCGCCAATTTCAGCAGCTAGGGCTTCCAGTAATTCTGCGGTGTGAGTTGTCGCCATAAAAATCACCTTATATCAACAAAGAGCGTTAACTATCAGTGTCTTTAACATTATCGCGCAATTATTAACTTGAATCTACTGCCACAGGTTACAATCACCCTAGCTTTAACACTCCGTCTTTAGGTTGATTTGGGTGGAGTTTCGGTATAGTTAGCGATCGCAGTAATATAAATTAGATGCACCAACAATACTAATATCCAACCTGCTGTTAACCAGGGTAACCATTCCCAGGTAGCTGCTTTTAAGTTGTGGAAAAACCATAAACTCGAATTCACAGCTGTAGTCAGTGCCACATGCACAGCAAAAGTCATCCGGTCATCTAACTTGCGGAATGCTGGGTCTTTGCGGTCGGGTTTGCGAGGCCAACGAGGAGGCATAAAGATTTATTACAGACTTGAACACAGTAGAAACACAGCCGTTGGCCATGTACTTACTCATTTTAAGGTTTTTAGGGTTCTCTGGCCACAAAACCTCGAAAATCAGATCAGCTATAAATTTCTATCACCACATCCCTGTATAGTTTTGCATTCTGGCTTGCCATCCTTTTTGAACATCAAAGCTATCAAAGGCAAAATATTGCTTCATCAATCAATTGGGTGAAGTTTGAATTTACGTGAGTAAAAAATGATTCATCTTTTTGACAGAGGGAGTTAATACATTGACTTGTAAAGATATCAATAAGCGTTAGAGGTGGATCAGAATGACGAAAGCAAATCCCGTTGAAATCCAAAAACACTTGAAAGGCTTTGATTACCCGGCTGGAAAATCAGATTTAATCAAGCACGCTAGACAACAGGGTGCTGATCAGGATGTGATTTCAATATTAGAACAACTACCAGAAAATCAAGAGTACCAAACCCCCACTGAACTGAATAAAGCCATAGGCAACATTATCTAGATGATGCTACTGGCGAGGAATAGTCGCCTGATTTCCCGCCAGTTTTGCTTACTAGTTGAATCGATTCAATTTGAATAGACTTTTCTAAAGCTTTAGCCATATCGTATAAAGTCAAAGCCGCTACAGAAACAGCCGTTAAAGCTTCCATTTCTACTCCAGTTTCAGCTTTAGTCTTGACTGTGGCATGAATTTGATAACCAGGAAGTTGGGGATCAGCTGTGACTTCAACTGTAATTTTTTGTAGTGGTAAAGGATGACACAGGGGAATCAATGTAGCTGTCTGTTTAGCTGCCATAATTCCCGCCAACCTTGCAGTTGCTAGGACATCCCCTTTTGGGGCATTGCCGGCTTGAATGGCTGCGAAGGTTTCGGGCAGCATTCGCACCTTAGCCAGGGCTACTGCTTGCCTGATAGTGGGCATCTTAGCCGACACATCTACCATCTGTGCTTCGCCGTGAGGATCAAGGTGGGTTAAGTCGGCAGAATTAAATAAAAAATTTTCTTGCATTATTTTAAGAGTCCGTGCTAGGATAAAATTCTTGTAAGGGTGTGTAGCTCAGTGGACTAGAGCACGTGGCTACGGACCACGGTGTCGGGGGTTCGAATCCCTCCTCGCCCGTTTAAATAAAGAAAAAAGGCAAGGTAGATATAATTCTATTTTGCCTTTTTCTAATTTTTAGTTGCCATTATTTAACGCGTAAGTATCTTTAGCACGCCCCAAAGCAAAGCGCAGGGAATTGTTGAGGTCATGGCTAGACTGGGTGAGAAAGATGATAATCGCTAAAAAAGTTAACCCAGCACCGTAACCAAACATATTCCGGTAACCTACTTGTTCGGCTATGGAACCAAGAACTGGCCCGGCGATCGCAATCCCAATATCCAATCCGATCAAAGATACACCAAAGATTCGCCCCCGTTCATGAGGTAGGGCGCGGTCTGTCATCATCGCCGCCATCATGGGAATTGCTGTCCCAGAAGCAGCGCCTTCGACAAATGCTGAGAGTAAGAACACAGGGGCGCTATTAGCTTGCCATATACCTACCAATGCTAAGGTGAAGGCAATTAAACTGAGGGTGATAAATAAACCTCTGCCATATTTATCAGAAGCCCGACCAATAAATAACCTGACATTAAAACTAGCGATCGCAGCTACTGTATAAAACAGTCCTGGGTTCAAATCTATATTAGTTGATTTAATAAACAACGGCACAAAGGTATGCAAAGTTCCTAAAGCCACACCAATTAACAACATGACAAGCGCCGGAATCCGCACACGGGGACTCAATAAAAGTCCCCAAAATTGGTGATCAGCGGGGCTGGTATGGGGCGACTCAGCAACAGGGGGATTGATGATAGGTACAATACATAACATTCCGGCAAAACCCAAAGCCGCAGATAATATAAATAATGGGGTATAACCAGCTGCGGCTTGTAAATATCCCCCCAAGGCTGGCCCAATAGCTACGCCTATGGGATTTACCAGACTCATGTAGCCAATCACTTCACCACGATTTTTAGCAGGGGCTAAATCTCCCACTAATGCTATGTAACCAGTCCCAAAAGCGGCAATACTGATGCCGTGAAAGGCTCGTAATACCATTAATGGGATGATGGTGTTGGTGAAGATATAACCTAGAGGTGCGATCGCAGCTGCTGACATTCCAATTAGTAAAACAATCTTACGACCCCGCCGATCCGCTAAATTGCTACACCAAGGGCGAAATACCAGCATCCCGATGGCAAAACTGCCCATCACAATGCCAATCTGTTGACTGGTTGCGCCTACGTCTTCGATATACAGGGGTAAAGTGGGTAATAAAGAGGCAATGCTAGACCAGAATAATAAACCTGCTGTAAATAAAATCAGCAGGTTACGTCGTAGTTTAGCGTCCAATGTATAAAAAACTTTCAAAATAGTTGTCAGTTTATTTCCAGAGTGTTAATCACATTGTTACGTTACTTAACATTTTTCGCTACTACTTCTCGCACCCGATAGATGGGGCGACCTTGAGATTCATGGTAAGTCCGCATCAATAACTCACCTAATAGACCAAAGCAAAACAACTGCACCCCAGTCACTAGCAGCAAAACTGCCAAAATTAGTAAAGGGCGATTACCAATTGATTCACCTAAAGCTAATTTGATCAAAGTTAAGTAAATCCCAATCAGGGTTCCTGTGACCATGGAACCTAAACCCAATAGCCCAAAAACGTGCATCGGGCGGGTGAGAAACTTCTTCATAAAGTAAATAGTTAACAAATCCATCATCACGCGGAAAGTCCGCCAAATGCCATACTTACTGCGACCAAAACGCCGCGCATGGTGACGCACCTGGATTTCGGTGATTCGCGCCCCTTCAATGTAAGCCAAAGCAGGTAAAAATCGGTGCAGTTCTCCGTAGAGATTCATATCTGCCAAAACTTCCGACCGATAAGCTTTGAGAGAACAACCGTAATCATGTAACTTAACTTCGGTCACTTTTCCAATTAGCCAGTTGGCAATTTTAGAAGGAATTAAGCGGGAAACTACAGCATCTTGGCGTTGATGTCGCCAACCACTCACCAAATCATAGCCTTCTGCCAATTTAGCTAATAACAACGGAATATCAGCCGGGTCATTTTGCAAATCAGCATCCAATGTCACAATCACTTTGCCGATGGCATAATAAAACCCAGCCGCCATCGCTGCACTTTGTCCGTAGTTGCGACGCAACAGCACCGCCTTTAAATCAGTCCGGATTTTTGCCTGTTCTTTGAGAAATTCAGCTGATCCATCTGTAGAACCATCATCTACACAAATGATTTCATAACTAAAATTACTAGAGATGATATTGGAAGCGATCGCCTCTAGCAAAAGTGGTAAACTTTCCACTTCATCACGCACCGGCACAACCACGGAAACATCAGGGACAATCACCGCGATCGCCCCATTTTCCTCATTTAACTCCTTGGAAATTAACCCACCCTTCATATTACTCAGCGTCTCTGTGGTTTATAACTCTTAATCACCCTTCCAGCACCTCGCAGCTGCTGATAATATGACTGACTTACCCCATCGCCCTGTTCCGAGAGAATATCAATCCCGATCCCATTTCGCCCCTGATCTGTTCCCGAACTATGAATGTAATTACCATCGCCCAAATATAACCCCACATGAGTAGCCTTTTCGGGAGTGCCAAAAAACACCAAATCCCCAGGTAATAACTCAGTAACATTTATTTTCTGAGTAAAAGCTTCCTGTTGATAAGCATCTCTGGGTAACCAAACACCCACCGAAACAAAAGCCGCCTGCATTAACCCCGAACAGTCATAATTTGGTGCGACTGTACCGCCCCACAGATAATAATTTGACTGTTGCATCGCTTTGTGGGTAAAAGCAATCACATTTGGTAGCAGTTTGTTAATCTCAGACTCAGAAAATGATATAGCCTGATAAAGTACAGTAGCAGGTTGTAATATACCCAAATCGGCACAAGATACCCACCCTGGATAGTCATCCTCACACAAACACACCTCAACCGCTGACACCTGACGATTTGATGTGATCCGCAAATGTCGCCCAGAAGCTGCTTGAGTTGTCAGGCGCGTACATTCAGGAGAATCATATAGATTCAGATCAGCTATACAGTGGTATTCTGCCGATGTCGAATTTAGGATTTGGGATTCTGGATTAGAGAGCATTCTGCAATGATTTTCTTTAGAAAAGACGAACAACTCGAAAATCTTGGTAATGGCATTTTAAAGGCAACTTGGGCAGAATTTCCCACTTTAGCCCGTAACCAAGTGGCTTTAACTTGGATTGTTTATGATCCCCCAGTACCTGTAAATACTGGTGGGGCTTTGACTCCTGACGCTTTTTGGCATCATCCAGTCCGTGGTTTTACTTATCGCGGCGTTGAGCGGATTTACCCCGCCAGTGTTGTCAAACTGTTTTATTTGGTCGCAGTCAACGAATGGCTGGAAAAAGGCATGACTTCACCTTCTCAGGAGTTGTCAAGAGCTGTGCGCGATATGATTGTTGATTCTAGTAATGATGCTACCAGTTTAATTGTAGATATCCTCAGTGGCACTACTTCTGGCCCAGAGTTACCGGTTGGTCCGTTTGAAACTTGGAAATATCAACGTCATATTGTTAACCGCTATTTCCAGTCTTTGGGCTGGGAGGAAATGGAAACAATTAATGTCTGTCAAAAAACTTGGTGTGATGGTCCCTATGGCAGGGAACGGGCATTTTATGGGGAAATGCTAGATAATCGCAACATGGTAACTACCAATGCGATCGCCAAGTTAGTTCATAGTATTGTGGGTGGGGTGGCAGTGTCGAGCGCGCGATCGCAAGCCATGATGAGTTTGCTCAAACGTAGTCTCAACCCTGATGATTTGCCCACTGATGTCGAAGAAGACCAAGTAACAGGTTTTTTGGGGGGTGGACTCACCCAAGATGCTCAAAGTTGGTCAAAAGCAGGTTGGACAAGTCAAGTTCGCCATGACGCAGCCTATATTGAATTACCAGAACAGCGTCCCTATATTTTAGTCGTATTTACTGAAGGTAAAGCCAACGCTAAACGCCGGGATATTTTACCTTTTGTTTCTCAGCTATTTGCCAAAGAAATTAGTAGCCTATAAAACCTCACCCCAACCCTCTCCTTACTAAGGAGAGGGAGCAAGAATCATCAGAATTGAGGATACATTCGCCATAGCATCTTACCTGATAAGTAGATTTAATCATGTACCTTGAGATAGATTTAAGCATAATTCATTAAACAGTATATTTAGATGTATGGTACATCATACTTTGCGAAATATCATGCTAAATAACTGATTTTCATGGCAAAATTTCCCATCCTGATTTAGTGTTAATTAATTTGTTTTTAGGTTTCCTATGACATCCCCTGAGCCGCAAACTGAATTTGGAAAAAATATTTCCCAAACCTCAAACAAGTCACTCTTAAAACGACGGCGGTGGCTACGATTATCGTTAGCTTTTATACTAATTATTGGAGGTGGAACAGCTACACTTTGGCGTGTTTTAACCCCTACAAATCAAGCATCACTTACTAATATTAAAACTCCAGGGGTCAGAGTTAAGGTATCACCAGTACAAATTGGTACAGTTGAGGAAAGTTCTGACTTTGTTGCTAGCTTAGAGTCTCAGCGTTCAGTACAGATACCATCAAAAATTTCGGGACAAGTTACCCAAATATTTCTGAAATCGGGAGATGCAGTTACAGCCGGCACAGCAATTATCCAAGTAGACTCTAGACAAGCAACAATCGATGTAATTAATGCTGCTAGACAGGCTGCTGTAGCACAACGAGAAAATGCCCGTGCTAAACTTCAGTCTCTGGAAGCAGCACGCCAATCTCAAACTGTTGATTTGCAATTGAAGCAACAGGAGTATGAAAGGTATGCTAATTTAGCCGCGCAGGGAGCAGTATCTCGACGTTCTAGGGATGAGTATGCCAGCACATTGGCTACAGCCAAGGCTTATCTGAGTGCAATTAATGCCCAGATTCAAGGAGAGGAAACCACCATTTCACAGGCTGAAAAATCTGTGCAGCAAGCCGAGGAAAATATTAAAAACCAACAAATCCAGCCTCGGAGTTATAGAATTACAGCACCTTTTAGCGGCACAGTTGGCAATATTCCCGTGAAAGTAGGTGATTTAGTCAATACTTCTACGCCACTGGTGACAGTTTCTCAGAAACAACCTTTGGAAGTCAACATTTCTGTTCCACCGGAACAAAGTAACCAATTACGTCAGGGAATGCCTGTAGAGGTTTTGAATCCACAAGGTCAAATTTTAAGTACTAGTAAAATATCTTTAATTGCTCCTGATACTAATAATGAGAAGCCATCAATTCTGGTTAAAGCACTTTTTAATAATTCTGAAGGTCAGCTAAAACCAGAACAATTAGTGCGGGCTAGAGTAATTTTTAATCAGCGTTCCGGGGTACTAGTTCCTACAAAAGCAGTGTCTCGTTTAGGTGGAGAAACTTTTGTTTATGTTATCAAAACGGAAAAGTCTCCACAAGGAATATCCCAGCTAGTTGCTCGACAAAAGCAGGTAAAGTTAGGCAATATCAGAGATGATCATTACCAAGTTTTGGCAGGACTACAACCTGAAGAGCAAATTATTACTTCAGGATTGCTGAATCTCAAAGATGGTGTGCCGATAGTGCCTGAATCTTTGTGAAACCTCACCCCAACCCTCTCCTTACTAAGGAGAGGGAGCTTGAATGTTGTTTAAAAAATATCGGCGGGGTCGGCTGAGTTTAATTTACGCATGGCGATCGCACCGGAAATCAAACACATTATAATTGTTAGAATTAGAACTAGAATTATCCGGTCAGGTGTCATAAATAATGGTAGCTTGGTGACGTTGCGGGTAAAAGCATACATAACAAAAGAAACAAACCCACCAGGAATAAAACCGCAAATAGCTAATATTAATGCTTCTTGAAACACAACCAATAATAAGTAGGTATTAGGATAACCCATTGCCTTGAGTGTGGCATATTCAGGCAAGTGATCCATGACATCACTGTAAATGATTTGATAAACAATAATTACACCCACTAAAAAGCCGATGGTGACACCCAAGGAAAAGATAAAACCAATCGCGCCATTTTCTTGCCAATATTTTTTTTCAAAATCAATAAATTCTTGACGAGTGAAAACTTGCACATCATCATTCAGGTAAGACTGTAAAGCTTTGGCGATTAAATCCGCATCACTACCAGGTTTGAGATTAATTAAACCTAAGTTAACTTGACCTGGTTGTTGTCCTGAAAAAATTCGCAAATAGTTTTGGTCACTGGTAATCACACTACCATTAGCAACAAAAGAAGCGCCAACTTCGTATAAACCGCCAATTTTTACTTTACGTCCTTGCAGTTCTGTGGTAACAGATTTACCCTCAGATATTTGAGCGATCGCTTGTTCATATTTTCCACTAGAATTGCGATCAAATAACAGCGTATTGGGATATTTAATCTGCTCTAATTTTTGATTAACTGCTGGCAAATTGAACGCAGGTTTTTCGGGATTAAAGCCAATTACTAAAATTGATTCATCCAGCTTCGTTTGGGGACTCTTCCAAACACCTAAACGGACATACAAAGGATTAACAGACTCAACTTCAGACAAATTAGCAGCTTGAAGCAAACGACGACGGGGAAAACTACTAAGAAGACCCAAATTTTGGGCTTGCCGACTCACTAACACCACATCAGCTTGTAACAGTTCATGAAAGCGAGTATTACTATCATATAAAGCCGATTGAAAGCCTAACTGCATTAACATCAAAAAATCAGCAAAAGTAATTCCACAAAGAGCAACTAAAAACCGCCCTTTTTGCTTCATTAATTGCCGCCAAGCCAAAGGAATTTTACGCTTAAACATAAGGATAATAACTAATGACCAATAATTTACCCTGAGCGTAGCCGAAGGGCTAAGGACTAACGACTATTTCCACATTCACCTGAAGATTGGTAAAGTTAGCCACTTGTTTACTAGAAGTTTCATCTAAACGAATTTTGGCTTCAATTACTCTCGCATCTGTAGCTGCTGTTGGGTCACTATCTAAAACATCTTTCTTCGCTACCTTCAAACCAATACGATCCACTGTGCCGCTTAATTCACCATCAAAAGCATTGCTAGGACTGGTAATAGTAGCAGTTTGACCAGGGCGAATTTTGCCAATATCACTTTCATAGATTTCGGCGATCGCATACATTTGATTAGTTTCCCCCAGTTCCACAAT comes from the Nodularia sp. NIES-3585 genome and includes:
- the devC gene encoding ABC transporter permease DevC — translated: MFKRKIPLAWRQLMKQKGRFLVALCGITFADFLMLMQLGFQSALYDSNTRFHELLQADVVLVSRQAQNLGLLSSFPRRRLLQAANLSEVESVNPLYVRLGVWKSPQTKLDESILVIGFNPEKPAFNLPAVNQKLEQIKYPNTLLFDRNSSGKYEQAIAQISEGKSVTTELQGRKVKIGGLYEVGASFVANGSVITSDQNYLRIFSGQQPGQVNLGLINLKPGSDADLIAKALQSYLNDDVQVFTRQEFIDFEKKYWQENGAIGFIFSLGVTIGFLVGVIIVYQIIYSDVMDHLPEYATLKAMGYPNTYLLLVVFQEALILAICGFIPGGFVSFVMYAFTRNVTKLPLFMTPDRIILVLILTIIMCLISGAIAMRKLNSADPADIF